One part of the Panthera leo isolate Ple1 chromosome D4, P.leo_Ple1_pat1.1, whole genome shotgun sequence genome encodes these proteins:
- the LOC122204923 gene encoding procathepsin L-like isoform X1 yields MHPAFFLATLCLGIASAAPQVNQSLDEQWSQWKATHGNLYSMDEEGQRRAVWERNMQMIEQHNREHSQGKHSFTMAMNGFGDMTSEEFKQVLNDLKIQKHKKGKVFQAPLFAEIPSSVDWREKGYVTSVKDQGDCHSCWAFSATGALEGQMFRKTGKLVSLSEQNLVDCSWTHGNKGCHGGLMDKAFQYVKDNGGLDSEESYPYHARNESCKYKPENSVANVTAFWSVVNKEDGLMTTVATVGPVSAAVDASLNSFQFYKKGIYYDPKCSNKHLNHGVLVVGYGFEGEESDNKKYWIVNNSIWGANCGKHGYILMAKDRDNHCGIATMASFPIV; encoded by the exons ATGCACCCTGCCTTCTTCCTGGCTACCCTTTGCCTGGGAATAGCGTCAGCTGCTCCACAAGTCAATCAGAGCTTAGATGAACAATGGTCCCAGTGGAAGGCAACACACGGGAATCTATATAGCATG GATGAAGAAGGACAGAGGAGAGCAGTGTGGGAGAGGAATATGCAAATGATTGAACAGCACAATCGGGAACACAGCCAAGGGAAACACAGCTTCACAATGGCAATGAATGGTTTTGGTGACATG aCCAGTGAAGAATTCAAGCAGGTGTTGAATGACCTTAAAATCCAGAAACACAAAAAGGGGAAAGTGTTCCAAGCACCTCTCTTTGCTGAGATCCCTTCATCTGTGGACTGGAGAGAGAAAGGCTATGTGACTTCTGTGAAGGATCAG gGTGACTGTCATTCTTGTTGGGCTTTTAGTGCAACTGGTGCCCTTGAAGGACAGATGTTCCGGAAAACTGGCAAACTTGTTTCACTGAGTGAGCAGAACCTGGTGGACTGCTCTTGGACTCATGGCAATAAGGGCTGCCATGGTGGCCTAATGGATAAAGCCTTCCAGTATGTTAAGGACAATGGGGGACTGGACTCAGAGGAATCCTATCCATATCATGCACGG AATGAATCCTGCAAATACAAGCCTGAGAATTCTGTTGCCAACGTGACTGCCTTCTGGAGTGTCGTAAACAAGGAGGATGGCCTAATGACCACAGTGGCAACTGTGGGGCCTGTCTCTGCTGCTGTAGATGCAAGCCTGAATTCCTTCCAGTTCTATAAAAAAG GCATTTATTATGATCCAAAGTGCAGCAATAAACACCTGAATCATGGTGTTCTGGTGGTTGGCTATGGCTTTGAAGGAGAAGAATCGGATAACAAAAAATATTGGATTGTCAACAACAG catctggggTGCAAATTGCGGCAAACACGGCTACATACTCATGGCCAAGGACCGGGACAACCACTGTGGAATCGCCACCATGGCCAGTTTTCCTATTGTGTGA
- the LOC122204923 gene encoding procathepsin L-like isoform X2, translating to MHPAFFLATLCLGIASAAPQVNQSLDEQWSQWKATHGNLYSMDEEGQRRAVWERNMQMIEQHNREHSQGKHSFTMAMNGFGDMTSEEFKQVLNDLKIQKHKKGKVFQAPLFAEIPSSVDWREKGYVTSVKDQGDCHSCWAFSATGALEGQMFRKTGKLVSLSEQNLVDCSWTHGNKGCHGGLMDKAFQYVKDNGGLDSEESYPYHARNESCKYKPENSVANVTAFWSVVNKEDGLMTTVATVGPVSAAVDASLNSFQFYKKGIYYDPKCSNKHLNHGVLVVGYGFEGEESDNKKYWIVNNSWGANCGKHGYILMAKDRDNHCGIATMASFPIV from the exons ATGCACCCTGCCTTCTTCCTGGCTACCCTTTGCCTGGGAATAGCGTCAGCTGCTCCACAAGTCAATCAGAGCTTAGATGAACAATGGTCCCAGTGGAAGGCAACACACGGGAATCTATATAGCATG GATGAAGAAGGACAGAGGAGAGCAGTGTGGGAGAGGAATATGCAAATGATTGAACAGCACAATCGGGAACACAGCCAAGGGAAACACAGCTTCACAATGGCAATGAATGGTTTTGGTGACATG aCCAGTGAAGAATTCAAGCAGGTGTTGAATGACCTTAAAATCCAGAAACACAAAAAGGGGAAAGTGTTCCAAGCACCTCTCTTTGCTGAGATCCCTTCATCTGTGGACTGGAGAGAGAAAGGCTATGTGACTTCTGTGAAGGATCAG gGTGACTGTCATTCTTGTTGGGCTTTTAGTGCAACTGGTGCCCTTGAAGGACAGATGTTCCGGAAAACTGGCAAACTTGTTTCACTGAGTGAGCAGAACCTGGTGGACTGCTCTTGGACTCATGGCAATAAGGGCTGCCATGGTGGCCTAATGGATAAAGCCTTCCAGTATGTTAAGGACAATGGGGGACTGGACTCAGAGGAATCCTATCCATATCATGCACGG AATGAATCCTGCAAATACAAGCCTGAGAATTCTGTTGCCAACGTGACTGCCTTCTGGAGTGTCGTAAACAAGGAGGATGGCCTAATGACCACAGTGGCAACTGTGGGGCCTGTCTCTGCTGCTGTAGATGCAAGCCTGAATTCCTTCCAGTTCTATAAAAAAG GCATTTATTATGATCCAAAGTGCAGCAATAAACACCTGAATCATGGTGTTCTGGTGGTTGGCTATGGCTTTGAAGGAGAAGAATCGGATAACAAAAAATATTGGATTGTCAACAACAG ctggggTGCAAATTGCGGCAAACACGGCTACATACTCATGGCCAAGGACCGGGACAACCACTGTGGAATCGCCACCATGGCCAGTTTTCCTATTGTGTGA
- the LOC122204923 gene encoding procathepsin L-like isoform X3 codes for MHPAFFLATLCLGIASAAPQVNQSLDEQWSQWKATHGNLYSMVEGQRRAVWERNMQMIEQHNREHSQGKHSFTMAMNGFGDMTSEEFKQVLNDLKIQKHKKGKVFQAPLFAEIPSSVDWREKGYVTSGDCHSCWAFSATGALEGQMFRKTGKLVSLSEQNLVDCSWTHGNKGCHGGLMDKAFQYVKDNGGLDSEESYPYHARNESCKYKPENSVANVTAFWSVVNKEDGLMTTVATVGPVSAAVDASLNSFQFYKKGIYYDPKCSNKHLNHGVLVVGYGFEGEESDNKKYWIVNNSWGANCGKHGYILMAKDRDNHCGIATMASFPIV; via the exons ATGCACCCTGCCTTCTTCCTGGCTACCCTTTGCCTGGGAATAGCGTCAGCTGCTCCACAAGTCAATCAGAGCTTAGATGAACAATGGTCCCAGTGGAAGGCAACACACGGGAATCTATATAGCATGGTTG AAGGACAGAGGAGAGCAGTGTGGGAGAGGAATATGCAAATGATTGAACAGCACAATCGGGAACACAGCCAAGGGAAACACAGCTTCACAATGGCAATGAATGGTTTTGGTGACATG aCCAGTGAAGAATTCAAGCAGGTGTTGAATGACCTTAAAATCCAGAAACACAAAAAGGGGAAAGTGTTCCAAGCACCTCTCTTTGCTGAGATCCCTTCATCTGTGGACTGGAGAGAGAAAGGCTATGTGACTTCT gGTGACTGTCATTCTTGTTGGGCTTTTAGTGCAACTGGTGCCCTTGAAGGACAGATGTTCCGGAAAACTGGCAAACTTGTTTCACTGAGTGAGCAGAACCTGGTGGACTGCTCTTGGACTCATGGCAATAAGGGCTGCCATGGTGGCCTAATGGATAAAGCCTTCCAGTATGTTAAGGACAATGGGGGACTGGACTCAGAGGAATCCTATCCATATCATGCACGG AATGAATCCTGCAAATACAAGCCTGAGAATTCTGTTGCCAACGTGACTGCCTTCTGGAGTGTCGTAAACAAGGAGGATGGCCTAATGACCACAGTGGCAACTGTGGGGCCTGTCTCTGCTGCTGTAGATGCAAGCCTGAATTCCTTCCAGTTCTATAAAAAAG GCATTTATTATGATCCAAAGTGCAGCAATAAACACCTGAATCATGGTGTTCTGGTGGTTGGCTATGGCTTTGAAGGAGAAGAATCGGATAACAAAAAATATTGGATTGTCAACAACAG ctggggTGCAAATTGCGGCAAACACGGCTACATACTCATGGCCAAGGACCGGGACAACCACTGTGGAATCGCCACCATGGCCAGTTTTCCTATTGTGTGA